The Fibrobacter sp. UWH6 genomic interval AAACAAGCGAAAACGTCATCCTGAGCGAAGCCCCGCGAAGTCGAAGGATCCAGTCGTTAGATTCCTCGAATCCAAGCCTACGGCATTTTGCTCAGAATGACATTCAGGTAGAAAATGAACGGCGTTTACATTGAAATCACGGATGTGTGCAATCTGCACTGCAGTTTCTGCCCTTGCGGAAAGCGTAAGACGGAAGCGCCTCGTGAATTCATGAGCTCGGATCTTTTTGAGCGTTGTGTTACCGAAGCAGCCGTCGTTACAGAACAAGTTTACTTTCACGTTCTTGGGGAGCCCACATTACATCCGGGATTTTCCCTGTACCTGAAAAAGCTGGAGGAAGTTTCCAACGCCCGCACCGACGGCAAAAAGCTCCAACTGAACTTAACTACAAATGGCACCACCATAGCACGCTGTGGCAAATCAATTCTAGCCTCCCCCGCTGTCCGACAGGTGAATTTTTCAACCCACGCCTATGCGGAATTGCCCTTTGACGAAGCCGCGGAAAACCTGCAGAATATCCTAGACTTTTGCCGTATGGCCGCTGCGGAACGTCCCGACTTGTACATCAATTTGCGACTGTGGAATGTAGGCGACGAAAGTTCCAACGCCTGGAACAACTACATGCTGGAGCAGGTGAATAAAGCCTTAGGCCGCACAGGCTCTGCAGATGAGAACAGTGCACCGGAAGAAAACCGCGCACCCATCACATTGGAGCATTTCTGCAGCCGCCACAAGAGTTTCCTTGTGGAAGGCCGCATTTATATTCATCAGGACTCAAGATTTGAATGGCCCGCGGCCGTCTCCAACGACGACAATTCAAGTTCTTGTGCAAACTTTCCGAAGGGAACGTGTCGCGCCTTGGACACTCACTGTGCCATCCTTCACGACGGCCGCGTAGTCGCCTGCTGTCTGGATCACAGCGGACAAATTACGTTAGGACGAATTCAAGACAACAGTCTTTTAAACATTTTGCATTCTCCTCTTGCGGTCAAAATCAAGGAAGGCTTTACCAATCACGAGCTGCGCCATCCCTTCTGTCAAAACTGTACTTTCTGCAAACGATTTAAATAAGACTTTTTCTATAATTCCTCCAGTAGGAGGTTTATATGAAAAACAGATTCTTATTTGGCTCTGTCCTAGCCTTTTCATTAGCATTCTGGGCTTGCGGAGATGATACTTCTAGCACAAGTTGCATAAGCGAATCCTCTGATTCCAACAGTCAAGAAATTTCCTCCAGCAGTGAAGCAACTGCGGAATCATCGAATGAATCCGAAATTCATAGTTCCTCCAGCATTGCTGAAGAAAGCCCTTCGTCAAGCAGCATAGTAGCCGAAGTGTCATCAAGTAGCGAAGAATCGTCCAGTAGTTCAGACGAATCAATTTCCTCCAGTAGCGAAGATACATCCAATAAGTTGGGTGTCTGGAGTTTTTACGAAGATAACTGCGACGCCTGCAAAATTTCAGCATCAAGCGTTTACTACGAAGAGTACGACTTTACAGGTTTGAAGGGCGCTGTAAAATGCCAAATGGGAGAATCCACTTACGCCGGCGCAACTATTCGCATTTACGAAGAACAGCAAGACATAACCGACTGGGGTGGGCTTTGCGCCGTCTTCAAATCAGAAGGTAGATTCTTCCTCGGCATTGTCCCCGAAGATGCAAAAAATTATTCGGGAGGAATCAATTATATGGCATGGATGGAAAGTGCAGATTCCCTTGTCATAGCAGACCTTCCCTGGGAAGTTTTCAGTCGTCAGGATGGCTTTGCAGAACAACGGGTAACAAAGGAAGACTTCCTCACGCGAATCGTGGGATTTATGGTCCAATTCGAAGACAACGGACCAGAATTGGACGGATCCTATAAAGGTGGATTTGAAATTCAAAAAATCGGTCCTTTAGGAACATGCGGAACTCCTACCGAAGGTTATACAACTTGGTGATAAAAAGTTATCCGAGGCGGTCTTGATGGACCGCCTTTATTTTTCTAAATTGCGGTACGCAAAGACAGTTCGAAAACCTCCTGTCTCTAAACAAAACTAGGAGCACATATGACCGACAATACGTCCGTTAATTCCGGCCGTACCGACGCTGAATTGGAAGGCGTCACCTTGCTTGGCAATCAGAATACCAAGTACAAGTACGATTACGATCCCGACGTTCTTGAACGTTTCCCCAACAAGCATCCCGACAATGACTACATGGTCATGCTGAATTGCCCGGAGTTTACTTCCCTCTGCCCCAAAACCGGTCAGCCGGACTTTGCGGAAATCCGCATCAACTACATTCCGGACCAGTACATTGTGGAATCCAAGTCCCTGAAGCTGTATCTTTTCAGTTTCCGCAATC includes:
- a CDS encoding radical SAM/SPASM domain-containing protein, with translation MNGVYIEITDVCNLHCSFCPCGKRKTEAPREFMSSDLFERCVTEAAVVTEQVYFHVLGEPTLHPGFSLYLKKLEEVSNARTDGKKLQLNLTTNGTTIARCGKSILASPAVRQVNFSTHAYAELPFDEAAENLQNILDFCRMAAAERPDLYINLRLWNVGDESSNAWNNYMLEQVNKALGRTGSADENSAPEENRAPITLEHFCSRHKSFLVEGRIYIHQDSRFEWPAAVSNDDNSSSCANFPKGTCRALDTHCAILHDGRVVACCLDHSGQITLGRIQDNSLLNILHSPLAVKIKEGFTNHELRHPFCQNCTFCKRFK
- the queF gene encoding preQ(1) synthase — protein: MTDNTSVNSGRTDAELEGVTLLGNQNTKYKYDYDPDVLERFPNKHPDNDYMVMLNCPEFTSLCPKTGQPDFAEIRINYIPDQYIVESKSLKLYLFSFRNHGDFHEDCANIIMKDLVKLLSPKYLEVEGIFTPRGGISIYPFANYGKPGTIYEQKATDRLFASVDRRNSWK